In Sebaldella termitidis ATCC 33386, one DNA window encodes the following:
- a CDS encoding homoserine dehydrogenase, translated as MKIGIIGLGTVGEGVLKILALENKNIKLKSGADLEVKYACDLNIDREFSFDFDKAILTQDYKKILSDPEIDIVVELIGGETIAKNIIMEALNNKKHVITANKALVAKYGPEIISAAKDNCSLFLYEAAVGGGIPIITPMIENLIANQITEIRGIMNGTSNYILTKMKEDKLDFEEALHLAAEMGYAEADPSYDVDGIDAGHKIAILSSLAYGGYINFSEVYLQGIRDISLVDIFEAEKLGFSIKLIASSKINEDKLVEISAEPILLKNEKLLSNVNDVYNAIEVTGSYTGKTLFYGKGAGMEPTASAVISDIVKIATDSVINSNFFFDTKSHLETVDTNKLKHEFYIRTSKDFDLEASALELYEEIDNYYIIIAENISRNELDETFANVKEKLIIKII; from the coding sequence ATGAAAATAGGAATAATCGGGCTTGGTACTGTAGGTGAAGGTGTACTGAAAATACTGGCTCTGGAAAATAAAAATATAAAACTAAAATCAGGTGCAGACCTTGAAGTGAAATACGCCTGTGACTTAAATATTGACAGAGAATTTTCATTTGATTTTGATAAGGCTATACTTACTCAGGATTATAAAAAAATACTCTCAGATCCCGAAATTGACATCGTAGTGGAATTGATCGGCGGAGAGACTATAGCAAAAAATATAATAATGGAGGCTCTTAATAATAAAAAACATGTTATTACTGCTAATAAAGCTCTGGTTGCCAAATATGGGCCGGAAATAATTTCTGCGGCAAAAGATAACTGTTCTTTATTCTTATATGAAGCTGCTGTCGGCGGCGGTATTCCTATTATCACACCTATGATAGAAAATCTGATTGCCAATCAGATAACTGAAATACGAGGAATTATGAATGGTACCTCTAATTATATACTTACAAAAATGAAAGAAGATAAGCTTGATTTCGAGGAGGCTCTTCATCTTGCCGCTGAAATGGGATATGCAGAAGCTGATCCTTCATACGATGTGGACGGTATAGATGCCGGTCATAAAATTGCTATTCTTTCTTCACTTGCCTATGGAGGGTATATTAACTTTAGCGAGGTTTATCTTCAGGGAATAAGGGATATCTCTCTTGTGGATATATTTGAAGCTGAAAAGCTTGGTTTTTCAATAAAGCTTATTGCCAGCTCAAAAATAAACGAAGATAAGCTGGTGGAAATTTCCGCAGAACCGATTCTACTAAAAAATGAGAAGCTTCTGTCCAATGTAAATGATGTTTATAATGCCATTGAGGTAACAGGAAGCTATACAGGGAAAACTCTTTTTTACGGAAAAGGAGCGGGTATGGAGCCTACTGCATCTGCAGTAATTTCGGACATAGTAAAAATCGCAACTGATTCTGTTATTAATTCAAACTTTTTCTTTGATACAAAAAGTCATCTGGAAACTGTGGATACTAACAAACTAAAGCATGAATTCTATATAAGAACTTCAAAAGATTTTGATCTGGAGGCATCTGCACTGGAACTTTATGAAGAAATAGACAATTATTACATTATAATTGCAGAAAATATTTCAAGAAATGAATTAGATGAAACTTTTGCCAATGTCAAAGAGAAGCTTATCATAAAAATAATATAA